The genomic DNA CACGTAACTGGGCTTAAGTGCCATTAATACTACTACGTGCAGCGGGGGTCACTGAGCTGTGCTTTGGGACTTGGATGCTTACCTCggactttctcctttcttcctccctgcccccactagtttccctttccttctttccttcccaggcGTGCCCACCTCCTCCCTTTGCTCCCACTCGCCACTGCCTGACTCTTGTTTCCTTCACCTTCCTTCCTAATCGGCTTCCTGTCTTCCATCCTATGCCGGCCGCAGAGATTGAGattggggctggggctgcagctCAGAAGCGGCACGAGTCGGGCGGGACAGGCTCGAGGCGCACAGCCGCGAAAGCGCGGGGCGCGCGCCGAGGCGGGGGCGCGCGCGGGGCAGCCGTCTGTCTAGGCAGACGGGGCCGGGAGCGGCGCGCGCGCGCCCCGCCAGCCTCTGGCGCGCCCCCGGCGGCCGGGGCCGCAGCGTGCTCGCCCCCGCCGCCAGCTCGCCTCACTTATGGGTCGGAAACGCTGCGTGGGGGAGACTGTTCCAAGATGGCGGCGGGTTGCTGCGGGGTGAAGAAGCAGAAACTGTCCAGTTCGCCCCCCTCTGGCTCCGGTGGCGGTGGTggcgcctcctcctcctcccactgcaGCGGAGAGAGCCAGTGCCGAGCTGGGGAGCTGGGACTAGGAGGCGCCGGTACGCGGCTCAACGGGCTGGGAGGTCTAACCGGAGGAGGTAGCGGCAGCGGCTGTACCCTCTCTCCCCCCGagggctgcggcggcggcggggggatCGCCCTGTCGCCACCACCGAGCTGCGGAGTGGGGACCTTACTTTCTACcccggccgccgccgcctctTCCTCACCCTGCTCTTCGTCCGCCGCCCCGTCCTCATCGCCGGGCTCCCGGAAGATGGTGGTGTCAGCAGAGATGTGCTGCTTTTGCTTCGATGTGCTCTACTGTCACCTGTACGGATACCAGCAGCCCCGGACCCCCCGATTCACCAACGAGCCCTAGTGAGTACCGTGCCCTCTGCCGCCCTCTCCCTTGCGCTCGGGATGGGGCTCAGAGTTGAGGCAAAGTGCGAGTCCGCCTCCTGGCCGGCGGATGCCCCTGCCCTCTCGCTGCCCGGGTCCCCGGAGCCGCTTAACTGAAGTAAGGGCACCCTTCGCTTTCTGCCCTCCGAGGCAGGTACCCCACACTTGGAGCAGGGTGCTGCTGCAAGGGATGGCCCCGGGGCTCCCAGAGGTGTTAGCTTTCTCTTTGCGATAACTTCGAGGAGTTTTGACTCTTTTCTTATCTCCttcaccacccccaccaccactcACCCTGCAAGGGTTTTGGAGATCTGGGTTGTTACTCAAGGTGTTGACCTCTCCTCACTTTGGTTTCCATTACCCCAAGTGAAAGCCCCGCTAGTATTCCCGCCCCGCGTACCTTGCGCATGGAGAACTACTATCCCATTGCAGGGCGAAAAATAACAACTATGCAACTTCTGTTAGTGATGGAACTTAGCTCTGAAGCTTGTGAGAAGGTTACCCATCTTTTCCTCTGGATTTCCTTGTGCCCTGGGGAAGGGGGAGGTTTCTTAAAACACATTTTCCCTTACTACCTATTTTTATCCAAATACGCCCATTAAAATGTGTTTCTCGTGTAGCGAGCCCACTGCCGGCTTCCTCACATTTGaagcgactttttttttttttttttttttttttttttcattccaccGTCTGGGTAATAGCTCATTTAAAGAGAGCTGTCCCCACAGAGCCACTGTCAGTTTGTACATTAAGCATGCATTCGCTTTTGTGTCGATTTCACTTTTTAAGAAATCCATGTTATACTCGACGATTTGAAAACACTTAAATAGTAAATGTGTAGGAATTGTTATAGTTTCCTTTGGTTTTGTACCTCAAATTATTTTACCCTTCAAGTGTGtggttgaaaaattttaaaaaagcactgTTACAGCTAAAAGCCAGGTTAATTCTAATCCCTGTCCATTTGGATGTGTGGGAGATGGGGcatatggtttatttttaatgtgtaaacTGAGTGTAAACTGACTTTTTGAGTTAAATGCTAGACAGAATGTAAAGACCAAGAGAGGGCAGAATGAGAAAAAGTGCAATTGCTTTTATTTGAGTACTTAGcatcaacaagaaaaataatacagaaaaatttcaGTGAAACTCGTACTGAAAGACAGCCCCTTTTCCAGCTAAGACAAGTGTACCTTGTCCCCATATCATAAATACCTGGATTGATGTTCTTTTAAAACTGCTCCTTTTCATTTTGTGAGATTAGAGGATTGGACTACTATTGGATAAGTATAAACACTTCTGCCTagactaaaatattaaattaatatgtaAAGTGGAAATTACAATAAAGTGTCCTGGAAATTGTGCATTTgtactgtttgttttctttggcttttatgctttaaatgtctttaatttttgtatgactCTTCCGTGgtctgtgcattttattttagacTTGGTTAATCTTTGGGCATTGGTTCATGAGAAGTGCAAGAAAGAGCATCCAGGAGAACACTTTgtcaaataaataactttatacaTTTCATAGTGTTAATTCTAGACGCTTAAATCCTAAGTCCACACCTTTATTTAGCCAATTATTTTTTTTGGTTAAGaagtaaaattcattttgaaaagacTGCCATGtaaaaaaatctgtgaaatatttattagtttGAGTCGCTTATTTGTGACTTTTCTGCCTCCTCTTGGATGTCTGTGATGTACTAAAGCTACTCCTGGGGTGATACTTAGGTTGGCTCTGCAAAGTCATGGGACTGCAAAAATTCACTCCTGTTTAGTTCTTGAGCTGTTACATGAGTTTGGCAAAGGCTGTTTTAGTATTCACGCTCCATTGCTCCAAAGCATATGAGAACACACTTTCAGGAGGTGCtattttcacacattttaaagtGAGTTTGGGTTAACTCAATGACTataacaagaattttaaaagaaaagtgagcTTGACCAGTTCATacagaaaatgcttttgaaaatattttaacagtagCCACTTTGCACATGTATTCTCTTCAAATACCCCAGCCCCTGGAGTTCTTTTTCGTGGAATTAAACAGATGATAGGACACACTTTTGACCACTGTGAATACATTGAAACAGTGGTGGAAgaataatagctattattatttagcAGACCTTGAAGATGTCATGTATTCTATAAAACAGCTAATGTAGAGTAGACACTGAACATGACCAAGTTCAGAATGAAAGTTCACTTAAGTGGAAAGTGGACTGTCTTATTTCCATTTATCTTCAATTCATGTTTGAGGTGTACTGTGGAAAATTCAGGAAAACTTGTTGATTATGGGAGGGAAATAACTAAGCATTTAACAGTGCCTTAGTAACTACCacacatttgtctttctgttttacatttaacAGCATTGTGTACTTACTAGTGTGGGTTTATCCTAAGTGCCATAAGACATAAATAGATATATTGGGATTTTTTCTCACAGTGATTATCATGTCATGAGCAGTGTATTTCAGGTCCTGTCTCTGCCCACCAGAAGATGCGCTTTTGACAATTTTATCTTCTCATGTAAAAGCACACTATTTTCACCCATCTCCACGACCTTTCTCTCAATGTCTGTAACTGGTGAAATCCTCATTTTCTAGGTTTAGAAGTTCTAGACCCATCAGTTAGTTATCCTTCCACTCTGAAAGGTTATTGGAAATTTCAAGTCATCTATGTGTTTCAGTATTGAGGGGATGTCAATATATGAACAGGCTATATAGATACAAATTCTTAACTGTTGCTGCCATTTTTTGAGTACCTACCCAATTGCAGAGAGCATTGTACAAGCAGGTTTGTGCACAGAAATCTGGTTCAAGACATGAGGAAAACTTTACTGCATTTTGCTATTTAAACTCAGAGCTCTTtgtcagtgagcccagatagctaTTTTATAGGAACCTGTTTGCTACTATAAAGGGATCCACTGTGCCGGGTGTTGAGCCAGTTAGACTCCAGAGCAGTCATTCTTAACCTTGGCTGCACATTGGAGTCACTgggaagttatttaaaatatggatGCCTGAGTCCcaaccccagagattctgatttaattggtcttgGATGGGGCCTGGGAATCAGGATTagtaaaagctccccaggtgagtTTAATGTGCAGCCAAGGTGGTGAACCACTGGTTATAGTCTACTGAATCTTTCTCTTGAGATTTGAATTAATTTGGTCTAGGGTAATGCCTTGGAATCTGTATTTTATGAGCACCCTGGGTAATTTCAGTAAACAACAGATTTGAGAAGCCCTTGCATTGTAGTCTGTAGAAGACATCACCTTAGAAATGGTTACGAATATAGGCTCTCAGGCCCTGCCTTAGACTTGTTGAATTCGAATCTGCAGTTTAAcaggctccccaggtgattcttatgcacattaaagtttaagGAGGACTAGTTCCCAAACTTTGGAGTACATCATAATCTGTAGTGCTagttaaaacacaaattgctgggccccattcccagagtttctgattcagttggtgtggggtggggctgtgaatttgcatttctaacaagttccctggtgatgctgatgctacAGTTCACAGGGCCAcatgttgagaaccactgggctaGAGAGAAGTGACGACTTGAATGAGTACTTCAGCGACTGTAATGGAAAGGCAATTTTCAAGGCCATTTTTCAGTATAAAACTTCCTGCTTCTGTGTCATTATGCTTTAGCATGTTCATTCTAACTTAGCACCACAGAGACTGAATGTTGCCAAGAGTCTGAGGTTCTTGGGATGGTTTTAGCTGAGGGGTGAGGGTGACTCTTGGAAACCCGTGGTATGATTTTAGGTCCTTTTTCAGAAATTGTTAAATGTAAGAGATACATTTTAGGAGttaaaaacattacaaatatgATACCTTAAGCCAAGGTCAATAGTATTGATTTTAATAAGTAAAGCCCCCTTTGTTCCCATAAAAATGCTCTTATGATTCTTTCTTTCACTAACGTATtgtgaaaagattttaaaagcttttatgtGTGCTTATGGTTGCTGGATTTCATTTGAAGACTTTCCCactgtaacaaaaatataaaaggattCTGCTAAGGCATTGGGACTTTTCAGTCTTCTATCTTTAATGCTGCTGCATGTCACGTTacttgaactttttattttaatcatcttaCCACCTTTGAAGTTAACAATACTACGTTTTGTATAGACCATAGCACATAGAAGATTCTTTATTGTTAAAATACATCAATAAGTATGGTTTTAAATtgcaatgaataaaatgtattttttaaaaatccactcccAAACATGCAGATTTTGAGTCTCTGATGAGGTGTTTGAACAGTTAACTCTTTCTCGTCTTGCCACAGTAGTCAAGTTATTGTTTTTCAGTGTGCTTGGGAGGAATTGGGTTGTGTTGGGGAGTAGGCACTTTCTTTCACCAGAACTGTAGCAATCCTATTGCACTATCAAAAAGATGATTTGATAGTGCAGCTCAGGTTAAAGTGatattaaatttgcattttaaacataagttattgtatttttattatacgTTTTTTGATGACGATTGACCAGAATAGCCAGAAGATGTATCTGTCTGTAGCGCATGATGCCTCGAGGTCACGACAGATTTCCTTATCCATACTAACGTAATGGTACTAACTTGCATTCCTTTGTCATAATGTATcgtttttcttataaaagaaaaacactatcTGAAAAATTGTTGAgtctttttaagataaaatatggTGGTTTTCTCAAACAGTGTTGATTCCCATTAGAAGACAATCTGATGTTGTATCTTACTGATAGAAAAGAAGGCAGGCATGTCCCCAGTTGTCAGTTGTTCTGTAAAAGCCCTCAGTGACTGAGCTAGAAGGATGGAGAACTATAAAtcacaaaattgtttttatatccATGCATAAAGGTATATGTAGGACAAGGTATATTTAGTTAAAAAGACAATGCTTATTTTGCCTTCTACCTCATATGGCCAAAGGAAGTGATAATTTAGCCCATAATTTTTCTTGCTTATGAATTATGTTTGTGCTGCATTTAGGTTTCAGTTAGCGGGTGGCAGCCAAGTAGGAATCTCTGCTGAAATCTCTCAGTCCGATGGGAAGAGAGACCATTactgaaaaagtgaaaaatggtCTGTTACCCATGCATGAGTTGTTTTCCTAAGTATGTGTTACTCAGGCACATGCTAATATTTGTGgtgttgcctttttaaaaactgtatgctTTTTGAAACTGAATTTGTGTTACAAACACTAAAACCTTTAGCTTCAGTGGATTATATTTTTGAAGTGAGTTGCATTTCCTATTTATagacaattttactttttgagaatttATGTGTGAAACACTAAAACTTGTGTAATGAGATTAGTCAGTTCCCAAGTTTTCCTGATTTCAATAGGCATTATTCTGTACTCTCGAAGTCACACATGCTTGCCTGTTATAAAGTAGCACAATAACCAGggcttttacatttaaattttgttaaatagtCTCTTTTTCAAACTTGTGTAATAATGTCTCTTTTTAATACTGTTCTGAATCAATTAAGCTAAGTGAGGACCAGCAGTAAAACCCAGCGTCTGCCAAGAATGGACCCTCAATGTGTAAGCTGTCTTTCCACAATCAGTAATTGGGCAGTTGCTCACAGGACACTGGAGACAGTGTGGGAAACCAGTGGTTGTGTAGGTGGGAAGAGTAGATTCCCAACAGTAAACTTATTTAGAGTTTAGCTTCTGTAGTTAGTGTTGCTAAAAGCAAAAATGACCCACAGCTTATGTAGTATAAAGAAAAGAACCCGAAGGAAGAGCTACAGTGTAATAGTATAGTTGGTTGGGTGGAGCATATTTTATGTTCGGTCCAACTATAAGTGGCATCTTTTGTATCAAGTGTGGGTGTATTTTCTACAGCTCTTAGTGTTTCATACATTCATACTTGCTCAAAGTTAAAAATGTTAGTGTTGAATAGCTGAGTGGAAATTATATGTCATTGGAAAAAAACcctgtttttataaaaaaagCATATACATTATCCTAAGTTTCATGGttggaaaccaaaaaattagaagaaatagtCCTATCCTCACAGAGCTTACAGTCCTTTTCAAGATATGATACATTATCAAAGTTGCTTGAAATACTTACAAAGCAATATATACATGATTGTAGAtgaataaaatagacataaaatacATGTGCGTGGAAATGACATGGAATAAAGGAGTGGTTAGGGAGAAGGCTATAGGGAAGGAATAACTGGAACTAAGTTTTTAAATGGAGGAGGTACAGAAATTATTGGTAGAGTCTGTTTGACCAGTAAATCTTGAAGTCTTACTAGGTTGTTGTTAAACCCATTGCTGTCAGCACCACACCCCCTGCCACAGTACTTGGGGATTCCCAGCAGCTGTCTTCAGTCAGCAACTTGCACTCTCAGCATTCTTCATACCACTCCCCTTGTTCTGGTCTCTAAGATCATAAaacttaaaggaaattaaaagtagcCTTCGTGTTGAGAATCCTCTGGGGAGGCTGGATAAGAGATATTGCATCTGCTTATATAGTTTCTTTTATTGGGAAGAGAACAGGATTTGTAGAAGAGTCCTCTAGAGTATAGATGAACTGGGAGAAGAGTCTCAGAATAAGGGAGACTAGGCTTAAGGTTATGAGGACAGTAGGAAAACTGGCATTGGGAAGTGAAAAAGCCACCCCAGGGCAGAGTTTGTGAATATAGGAATGTTGCAAAATTAAGAATTGGAAGAAGTTATCAGCATATGCAAGGGCTTGTACTCTAGGGCCAGGTTTTGTGTAGGAGTGGAAAGATTGTAGCTCACCTGTTTTTGGCTTCCATCAttgcctcttcttttcttggctctGTGCCTAGCTATTCTTGTGCTCAAGAAAAGTTTGTTAAACAGCTCTGTTGGAATGGCTATGAAATTTGATCACCCATATAAGAactctcttcccctttccctcttcaCCTATTCACAACTGTATCTAATTTGGGTGAAAGGATGAGAAGACACATTGGTTTATAGAATTTGTATCAAATATAAAGGTAGCTGGAATAGTTTTTAGATGAGGACCTGTGATTAGGTGACTACACAAACATAGAGAGGCActgcaggaaaacaaaacaaagtaaaacaaaacaaaacaaaaaacaatctgGTTGCTTGGCAGAAGTGAAAGAAGAGAGGCTTTGAACATAATTCAGAGTTCCTAAGCCTGAGGAACCATGAGGATGGTGGTGCCATTAAAAAACATGGAGGGAATATGGGAAGAAACAAATGGTTGGGCAGATGAAGTCACGTTTCTTGCTATGTGTAGTTCCAAGTGTTGGCggttataaaatgttatttctttttgaattagCAGAACTACAGAGAAGCAACAGAGCTATTGTGATGTTTTGGTTGGTCCTTTGGGATCATTCCCCTACCTTGTGACTTTGAACTGCTCAGATAAGTTGATATCAGTGATAGTTTTCAGCTTTGTACTGCTAGTAAAAGTATCTGGCAGAATGTTGGGTTTCTTTAAAGTaggtttttacattttctcaGTCTTCAGGCTTATCAATTTGTAAAGCGGGCAGTGatccttacattttctttttctttttttttgagacggagtttcgctcttgttacccaggctggagtgcaatggcgcgatctcggctcaccgcaacctctgcctcctgggttcaggcaattctcctgcctcagcctcctgagtagctgggattacaggcacgcgccaccatgcccagctaattttttgtatttttagtagagacggggtttcaccttgttgaccaggatggtctcgatctctcgacctcgtgatccacccgcctcggcctcccaaagtgctgggattacaggcttgagccaccatgcccggcctgatcCTTACATTTTCTTATGTGTATATCATAGCACAGCCGTGAGCAAAATAAAGCCTCGTGGCAGACCATTCAGGAACTCATAGTTTTAGAACTTAAAGGAAATTTTTGAAGGACTAGAAGTGCCTTTTGGTACAAGATTCTAGGTTGTGTGTCCTCAAGATTAGAAAGTAAAATAGACGGAATCAAGCTGGATCTGTTTTGCAGCTTTTTTCAGTGATGAAGGATGGATGTTATGAACTGATGGGATCAGCAATATTGCTTTAGGATCTTTGTGATCTTCAGCGGATGGGCAAAAGTGAAAAGTTCTGCTTGAGTACGGGCCtactaatattaatttttttcagtaaggTCTGTGATAGTCTTGATGATTCTTGCCTTTCCCTATctgtttcattttacagataatccACATTGTGACTCAAAGCCACATGCAGTGCTGGGAGAGCACAGTTAACTGTATTATGCAATATCCTGCCAGAAGATGCTGACCAGTTCTCTAGTAATGGAAAGTAGTGAGATTGAATTAGCAGTCTATATAGTTCACCTTGCAATTCCATATACTTTCACTGTGATTTGTAAGGATGTTACATACAACTTTAGTAACTTATTTTCTATTGAGATCTAGGATTGCTGCAAGGTGGTGACATTAGATTCTCTGTTTTGCTTAGGTGT from Saimiri boliviensis isolate mSaiBol1 chromosome X, mSaiBol1.pri, whole genome shotgun sequence includes the following:
- the AMMECR1 gene encoding nuclear protein AMMECR1 isoform X2, whose protein sequence is MAAGCCGVKKQKLSSSPPSGSGGGGGASSSSHCSGESQCRAGELGLGGAGTRLNGLGGLTGGGSGSGCTLSPPEGCGGGGGIALSPPPSCGVGTLLSTPAAAASSSPCSSSAAPSSSPGSRKMVVSAEMCCFCFDVLYCHLYGYQQPRTPRFTNEPYALKDSRFPPMTRDELPRLFCSVSLLTNFEDVCDYLDWEVGVHGIRIEFINEKGSKRTATYLPEVAKEQGWDHIQTIDSLLRKGGYKAPITNEFRKTIKLTRYRSEKMTLSYAEYLAHRQHHHFQNGIGHPLPPYNHYS